One window of the Corynebacterium glutamicum ATCC 13032 genome contains the following:
- a CDS encoding LacI family DNA-binding transcriptional regulator, which produces MTDSGAHSDSKATIYDVAKVAGVSPSTVSRAFSQPGRVSFSTAEKIRNACGNSGFSAPKHRPHRYGCRRCVESLLLGNFPGRAARRKHSGLYGCACRRPGVGD; this is translated from the coding sequence ATGACAGATTCTGGGGCTCACAGCGACTCAAAAGCCACCATTTATGATGTCGCAAAAGTCGCTGGCGTCTCCCCTTCCACTGTGTCGCGGGCGTTTTCGCAGCCTGGGCGAGTGAGTTTTTCCACTGCGGAGAAAATCCGCAACGCGTGTGGAAACTCAGGCTTTTCAGCGCCAAAACACCGGCCTCATCGCTATGGTTGCCGCCGATGCGTCGAATCCCTTCTTCTTGGAAATTTTCCGGGGCGCGCAGCACGCCGCAAGCACTCAGGGCTATACGGTTGCGCTTGTCGACGCCCGGGAGTCGGCGATTAA
- a CDS encoding substrate-binding domain-containing protein — MVAADASNPFFLEIFRGAQHAASTQGYTVALVDARESAIKSREVLDKIVPHADGLLLAASRMDSGEIHKVAREIPTVLMSREVQGIPSVMVDNYDGAPKAVVHLVDQGCRSITYIAGPNKSWADATRWHRLAGGCR, encoded by the coding sequence ATGGTTGCCGCCGATGCGTCGAATCCCTTCTTCTTGGAAATTTTCCGGGGCGCGCAGCACGCCGCAAGCACTCAGGGCTATACGGTTGCGCTTGTCGACGCCCGGGAGTCGGCGATTAAGTCCAGGGAGGTGCTGGACAAGATCGTCCCCCACGCCGATGGCTTATTGCTCGCTGCTTCAAGGATGGATTCTGGTGAGATCCACAAAGTCGCGCGGGAAATTCCCACTGTATTAATGAGCCGTGAAGTGCAAGGTATTCCCAGCGTGATGGTGGATAACTACGACGGTGCGCCGAAGGCTGTGGTGCATTTGGTGGATCAGGGGTGCCGCTCCATTACCTATATCGCCGGTCCTAATAAATCCTGGGCTGATGCCACGCGCTGGCACAGGCTCGCTGGCGGCTGCCGTTGA
- a CDS encoding substrate-binding domain-containing protein: MRHLIKPKMKTISVDSPDFVGGRRAFEAWSKDRTDAVICFNDMVALGFIQQARLSGVRVPHDVAVVGFDNTENSVLSTPSLTTVAGPLRAVGRVATANLIALLKGMKAPLMAKPRELPTRLIVRESSLKTAVDLKRSS, from the coding sequence ATGAGGCATTTGATCAAGCCAAAGATGAAGACGATTTCGGTGGATTCGCCGGATTTTGTGGGCGGGCGGCGTGCGTTTGAGGCGTGGTCGAAGGATCGGACCGATGCGGTGATTTGTTTCAACGACATGGTGGCGCTTGGTTTCATACAACAGGCGAGGCTTTCTGGGGTACGTGTGCCGCATGATGTTGCAGTTGTCGGTTTTGATAATACGGAGAATTCGGTGCTCAGTACCCCGTCTCTGACCACGGTTGCGGGGCCGCTTCGGGCAGTGGGTCGAGTGGCGACAGCGAACCTGATTGCCCTGTTAAAAGGCATGAAAGCACCTCTGATGGCGAAGCCCCGCGAACTGCCCACGCGTCTCATTGTTCGGGAATCTTCACTGAAAACAGCGGTGGATTTGAAACGCAGCTCGTAG